From the Bombus pascuorum chromosome 7, iyBomPasc1.1, whole genome shotgun sequence genome, one window contains:
- the LOC132909084 gene encoding odorant receptor 67c-like, whose translation MAIKGIISFPVEITLRLIGAWPNSSCRIFKYIIWTTVMSTFLIFQYSYCLTHVKAADLTDLLDGLSVTFSNTLLLLKFIIVWFHKQTFSKILIIMAEDWDNCKSDWNMEVMMQKAILSYRIAKVMLIVFTCSISLYAVTTFFVPDNIEASHSTEKKFLLRMEFPFEATFSPIYEIIVTIQLVIQPIFTLMAGMFMALIATFVSYYFLLQSVLHVASQIDILCDRLTEILNNHNEEQLRITIIKNLIAKHQRIISLFENVENVFTLISLLQFFFNTVVICFVGFLLVTSLSNGQAPAVIAKCFPYYIAVNFEALILCYTGEYLSSKSEDIGWTVYNSNWYRLSIYETRALLLLILRSQKPLNLTIGKFMNLSLETFANMLKASASYVSVLHAME comes from the exons ATGGCTATAAAGGGCATTATTAGCTTTCCAGTTGAAATCACCCTTCGTTTGATTGGAGCATGGCCAAATTCTTCATgtcgaattttcaaatatatcataTGGACTACAGTGATGTCaacgtttttaatatttcaatattcataCTGTCTTACTCATGTTAAAGCGGCCGATTTAACAGACTTATTAGACGGGTTAAGCGTTACTTTTTCAAatactcttcttcttctgaAGTTTATTATCGTTTGGTTCCACAAACA aactttttccaaaattttgaTCATAATGGCCGAAGACTGGGATAATTGTAAATCTGATTGGAATATGGAAGTAATGATGCAGAAAGCTATTTTATCCTATCGCATTGCGAAGGTTATGCTTATAGTGTTTACATGCAGTATCTCTCTATATGCAGTGACCACCTTTTTCGTTCCTGACAACATTGAAGCATCACATTCTacggaaaagaaatttctattgaGAATGGAATTTCCTTTCGAAGCAACATTTTCACCAATATACGAAATCATTGTGACGATACAACTTGTCATACAACCGATATTTACTCTAATGGCAGGAATGTTTATGGCTCTTATTGCAACGTTCGTAAGTTATTACTTTTTACTTCAATCT gTGCTTCATGTAGCCAGTCAGATCGATATACTCTGCGATAGATTAACGgagattttaaataatcataatGAAGAGCAGTTACGTATAACAATCATAAAAAATCTTATAGCCAAACACCAAAGAATTATaagtttatttgaaaatgtcgAAAATGTATTCACTTTGATATCTTTGCtacaattcttttttaacacTGTAGTGATCTGCTTTGTGGGCTTTCTTCTTGTAACC TCTTTAAGCAATGGACAAGCACCTGCAGTAATAGCAAAATGCTTTCCTTATTACATAGCTGTTAATTTTGAAGCACTTATACTTTGTTATACAGGCGAATATCTTAGTTCAAAA AGCGAGGATATCGGTTGGACTGTGTACAATTCCAATTGGTATCGATTAAGTATTTATGAAACTCGCgcacttttattattaatattgcgTTCTCAGAAGCCTCTGAATCTCACAATTGGGAAATTTATGAATCTTTCTTTAGAGACATTTGCTAAT ATGTTGAAAGCCTCTGCTTCGTATGTTTCGGTGTTACATGCAATGGAATAA
- the LOC132909277 gene encoding peptidyl-prolyl cis-trans isomerase NIMA-interacting 4 — translation MPPKKGGNTTKTNKIKAVGGNSGKEEKKGGNAVKVRHILCEKQSKILEALEKLKAGGKFNEIAATYSEDKARSGGDLGWMTRGSMVGPFQEAAFALPISSINSPIYTDPPVKTKFGYHIIMVEGKK, via the exons ATGCCTCCAAAAAAGGGTGGAAATACtacaaaaacaaataaaattaaagctGTAGGTGGTAATAGCggcaaagaagaaaagaaaggaggaaatGCTGTGAAG GTTAGACACATACTCTGTGAAAAACAATCAAAAATTTTGGAAGCATTGGAAAAGTTGAAAGCAGGaggaaaatttaatgaaattgctGCTACATATAGTGAAGACAAAGCAAGATCTGGG ggTGACCTTGGATGGATGACTAGAGGATCAATGGTTGGGCCCTTTCAAGAAGCTGCATTTGCATTACCAATCTCTTCTATTAATTCTCCAATCTACACAGATCCACCAGTCAAAACAAAATTTGGTTATCATATTATAATGGTAGAAGGTAAAAagtga